The Cannabis sativa cultivar Pink pepper isolate KNU-18-1 chromosome 8, ASM2916894v1, whole genome shotgun sequence genomic interval GACTGTCCAAGCCATCTGCAGTAATCAAGAAATGTTCTCCATCTTTGGCTTAATAATTCAGGATTGTCAATCTTTATTATCTTCTCTACATGATGTACATTTACGTTTTATTAAACGATCAGCAAATCGAGTTGCTCATGCAGTTGTAGGCATTCTCGCTTTCTTTCTGGTTATAGTATTTTTGAACATGATGTTAGACCTGATTTAAAGGCTCTCTTGTATTCAGAATACCTTTAATtcaatgaagttgatattttatcaaaaaaaaaatatacaaatacaagtCATATATTATGTccaaaaaaaaggaaagaagaaaatattgaaaaatctcCACACAAAAAATCACATCTTTTTATCACTACTGTTGACATGAAACAGTAATCCTACATCTAACAAGAATCTTTGTTGGAGTAGCATTCATCGGTCTTGCGGTCAAAACATTTCTTTGAAGAACACCATATATCATAGGTACGTACCATGTTGAAATTCAAACATGGATGGGTAAAAGTTATAATACTTCATAAGATCTATCTTCATAAATAAGCATTCTCTAGGATTTGGTTGAACCAAAAGATTGCAACATGACAGTATTAGACTTTTGTTAAACTAAAAGACTGTAGTATGCAGGATGAGTATGcacaaatatttttaataataaacaagACACACAAAGTAAAAATTCTGGATCTGTCACTGCCTTCAATCAAGGAAACTCGCCAATAATCCAATTCAACTACTAGGTTTTAGGTACTTATCCGCTGCAAAAGCAAGTGTCAAGTAAGCATTAAGACTTGAGTTTTGTCATTCTTTAGCTATAACTTTTAGTGGAAGCATCCTCACCAATTGCAGAAGGGTCTATATGTACAAAAAAACTTGCAGCAACAATAACATAGCAAAGAACAAGCATTAGTCCTTTAAAGTAATTTGATGTTCCCTCCTGCAAAACTCAAATTACTTTATGTTCAATCCAAAgaaaataatcaaacaataatGAGTATTGTGTCTCCACAATACTAACCATACTCTTTTTAGCTTTcaaacaatatttttatgttcCAAAACTAGAGTTTCTCATGAAATATAATGTCaataaaatttttgaattttaggtATATCaacaatcaataattttttttttattaaatgatgAATATTAGTAAGTTTTGGTCATCATTAGACAAACCTGCACCATGAAGGCTACAACAAGAACAGTAATAAAAAGTGTGGCTGTCTCAAAAAGTTGAAAATTTAAGTCCATTGGACGTCCCATTATCCACCCTACAACCACACAAAATGGAATCTGAACCCATAACAATAGTGAATAGTTAGAGAAGAAACAAACATTGGaaaccaaaaataataaaaatacaataaataatattaagtaAGTGAATGAAAAAAGAAGCTATATCTTGTTACAATATGGATTTAGATGGTTGCATAAGCACTTTAACTGTGGAAGTGCACCACAACGCAAATTCTATGCAAAGCCATTAAATTACTACCCCTCAGAGAGAACAAATGAAGTTTCTATCTTGTATTGTGGACCTGAATATATCTTAGTGATGAGCTGATAACACATTCACTTTTCCTTAGAGACGTTTGACTACCGATAAATGTGATGCAATATTCAATAGTTCTGGTCTATAAAGCATGAAACGTTGAAGTTTCTAATAGTAAAACACCTTTACTATCCTAAAAAAATGCATTAATATATTTTGAGTTGAATGAACATGAGAATGAGAGGATAAAACCAACATTATTACTCTATTGCCAATGCATATATCAAGTCAATCATCATGTTAAAAAGGCAAATAtgttttatattcattgaaaaaAGTCACAGTATAAGATACTTACCCCAAACATTGCTATCTGGGTAGATGAGCCTATAGCAACTCCCAAAGATATATCCTACATAAAACATAAAGGTAAATTTCATTAAAGCCAAACTGAATGTCATGCAAAATGCTAACTTAAATCACTTCCTAGCAGGAGAACTATCTACCAGCTTGTCTTTCATGGCAAACATAACTGCGCCTGCATGCTCGGCTGCATTCCCAACAATTGGTAGAAGAATGACACTAATAAATGCCACTGGGATGTGCATTTTAAGAGAGGCTCCCTAAAATGAAATTATGTCTAGTTTCagatgcaagaaaaaaaaatcccacAATGAAGAGAATGTGGCACAGAATGTAGATTAGTAAAATTGGAGCAAATGCCTCATTActccaaatatatataatttgttcaCCTCAATGGCATCCACCAAATATTCTGAGATGATAGAAATCCAAATAGTCAAAATAGATAACCAAATTATTGATTCCCACTTAGAGATCTCAGGAGCCTCTTCATTATCATCCAAAGGCACATCTATTTCTCCATTTCCCTGATTTATGATGCTCATCACCATCAGTGAAACATAAAGATGCAGAGAATACAACTCTCAATGACttaatgttaaaaatatttggaaaattggaaccataaacaaaattaaaactgATTGAAAAATCAATTGTATTTGTGTTTCATATGGTTTGGTATTCATTTTCACAACTGAAATCAATTTTTGCCCAATAGTATCAGACTTTCCCACTTATTGATTATCAAACCACACAAGTATAGAAAGTAAAAACAAGTTAGCATTTTCTGTACAAATATAAGAATTTTCTTCTAATTTGTAAACTTAATTAGATaataaaggcaaagaaaaagaaaagtaatgtTTGTTTGTAAAATGATTAATgaagtaaaaagaaaaaagaaaggtgATTGTTCTTTCATCATAGTTGAtttcaaaatatgaaaactgtAAATAACAGTGAAAACCTTAAGAGGGTATAGTGTACAAAAGTAaacattttaaataaatagttttggtacTAACCTCATTAACTGAATGATATAAATTACTCTGGCTTTTCAACTGAAAAACAAGATAACCAGCATATGCCACAAGCATAATGCAGCTAGTAAATCTTGATAGGGACAACTCAGATCTCCCAAAATGTAATTCTGTGTGTGTAGAATGGAGGACAGCCGGGAACAACAGGCCCATGACTGCCATCAATAGCAAGCCAGAGCTCATTGTTGCTGCTCCCTGGGAAAAATATACTACAATTTGAGTTAAATCAAACTAGTTTGATGGATCGATTGTGCTTCAATTTATTAGAAACATTCAAACATACATGCCTTATTAAAGACTTGTTCCCTCTTAGAATTTACAAGTCCTCCGGCAAAAAAAGCACATCCAAGCACTAGCAACATATTTGACAAAATTGAACCCAACAAAGACTGTTGAACAACACGAATCATGCCATTCCTCAAGGCATAAACACAAATTATCAACTCAGTTGCATTTCCAAAAGTAGCATTTAGGAGCCCTCCAACTGCAAGGATGAAGTAAAATAAGTATGTTAGTCTCATGAAAAATTCATTTATAATTCTCAACCAAAAAATTCAAAGGCTAATTTACAATAATCTGTCATCAGAGTTGGTGTGTCGTCTCCTTAAAAGTCAGTGTTGTTAAAACGTAGAACTATGGAGAGTAAAATTACCTGTAGGTCCTGTATAGCAAGCGAGTTGTCTGGATCAAAGGAAAGTCAAACCAGCATTAGATACTCATTAAGGACATATTTGCAATTTAAAGtttgtcttatttttttttcaaacatggTGTTGGATACTAATTAGAGAAAGCTTACTCTGTAGTATACCCCAAACGCTCAGCCAGAGGTATTATGCCTAATAAGCTTAAGATAAAAACCCATCCCTGAAACACAAAAATACACAAATGAAAAGGGCCCATATAACTATTTTTATTACCCCAGAAGAAGacatatatgtgtgtatgtatattatatacatatgtataaaACTTACATTATGGCCTGAAAATTTATCAACCACAATTGCCAAAGGACCAAAGGGTATTAGTAAGTTGATTTTGGCAGAAAAGACCACAATTTTGATGCTTTCAGCCACACTATTCCCCATGACCATGTATGTAGTAGAACAATTCTCTGAACCGCAAGAAGACAAAGATCTACAAACAGGATCATGAAAAGATTGTTTCTTTATAGAAAGTGACTCGGGACTCACTAGGCTCTCATTTTCAAACTCAACAAAGGATCCTTCCTGCAGAAACTATTTGTTTTGTtatacaaacaaaacaaatttgCAGCAAGGAAAAAGGATATCatctatataaatatgtatatatattaaaatatcttcaaattacgTACCTCTTGATTGGGAGAGTAAACCATGACCATTGGTACATCTTTGAAATGCAAGTTATTGATCTTGTTGTTTTGATCATCCATTTACAATTGTTAAGCCAAAAAATAAACCAAAATTCCATCTCCAAATGGTGGCATCACTGCTCAGTCACGTCCTCACGATCTAAGAATGTAAAACACCtatgtatatattatacttTATCTTTACCAATATACATacactaaaaaataaaacattcattttttttgtcaaaaaatgTCATAGAAATTTTAAAACACCCACCAAGAAAAACCTGAtaaatttaagatttttttctttttttaaaatgaataaaagtaatagaaaagaaaagaaagacacTAGCTAACCAGAGAAATGAGGTAGTGTAATccagatatttattttttgttgacAAGAATAATATGAATGAAATAGTCATTAATGATGCACATAATGCGATTGAAGAAAAAGGCAACTAACGTCTGAAATGAATCAAaactaagaaaagaaaaaagtaggTACCCAATAAGAGAGGTTTTGATGAAACAAGGGAAAGGAATGTTAAAAGTAACATAACACATGTGAACCAGCCACTTGAACCCGCCATTGTCGCCTTatatatttcttcttcttttcttgctcttatttattatttttctatttttaggaCAATGACTTAAAAAGAAATGAAACCACgtcatttatttaaaaaaaaaaatgatatactactaataataatttGGTATAGATTCTATGATTCtgtgtaaaataatttttctattattagctttatgtttattatatttgtaaaatGTTGTCATAGTCTTaacataataatttttctaatttttttactaataatataaataaaattttaataaacaatAAACAAAAGATATTCATATATCAATAATCtattaatttactattattactattattattattagggtgttcacaaagtatccgatccaatccaatccgcacgatccaatccaatccaatccacaaaaTGCGGACATCCgaacttgtgcggattggattagattgaaaaatccaaaatccgcattggatgttgtttgacctcaaaaagtaaccgattcaatccaatccgcacttaattatacatatttttaaaaaattataatatataatatatatattaatcaaaAGAAAAACACAAACTTCTTTTAGTAAcatattgagttggtgcatttcatttattttataataaaaaacacaagaaaaataatttttattcacatagacacatacacataaatttaaatatatgtatactagcttagttattttagtaagagatacatatatattttagtgtaaatttaaatataagtacatatatattgatatatatatatgtatattggtttgatttgtatataaatagagatggaaatagattattattggagattaagaaacaatagtctttttttaattttttttctatgaaatattaaataatttattattaaaaaaataaccaatccaaaataaccgatccaatccgcactattgcggattggattggattggatttaaactcttatgcggatcggattggatccaaaatataaaatccgcacttagtgcggattggatgttgtttgaccaaaaaagtgcggattggatcggatgaacagccctaattattatcttgatttttttttcttacttttgaatttctataaagatatatattatatattattttatcatttaaaaagtatttttagaGGCTATTATAACGaataaagtattaaaaaaatatctataaagaactctaaagaaatttttaaaaaaaattaaaagaaaaattatcatactatttcttatttaaaaaataaagtatacaaagaaattttttcaaaaattatattatagtgaaaaaaaaaatagaattgaatTCTCACacaaacactactacaaaataggGTATTTTTGTCGGTCCTTAAATTACTTTTTTTGAAGACAGGcgctaataaaattaaatgaatgtTTTAAACCGTCGAGAAAAATTAAGTATTCCTAACAATTTAGAATACTTGTAAGAGCAATAGGCGACACTACAACAATTTTATCTATTTGCAGCGGATTTATTAGAGGTGGATCAAATTCGCCGCTAATAATGACAATATGAGTGGCAGAGCTCAACATCTGCTGCTAATGgtgtttctttatttttatttttttataaatttattagtgGCGGGAGTCTGCCGCTATTGCCCGCCGCAAATACTATTAGCGGCAGAATAGTCTGCTGCTAATAAGTGGGCAGGAAAATTTCCGCACTTTCAGTTCGAATATTATTAGTGGCGGACCCCGctgctaataataataaaaaataaaaataaaaatattaaatgactATTAGCGACGGGACATTGGCGGTGGACCCTACCGCTAATAGTTCTATAAATACCCCCGACCCTCTTCCCctatttttcccatttttggtTCTCTCATCAGTTCTCTTCCCCATTTTCCCCCGACCCTCTCAGCCATATTCCCTCTTTTCCCCACCCACCACCACCACGCACCACCGAAGTACCACCACACACCACCGAATATCAACCACCAAAACCCATTtcatgtaaatatttttttttatattttatatctctatagtttatgttattttaaaaaaaattgggatatatattgtttttaaattttaaatctatgtatataatgtgtattgatatatagatatatactttatatttatgtatatatattttttgtgtatatatatattttatttttctttttattttaatttcacatattttgttagagttattaaaattttagagatatatatattacttttaGGATTTAcagatttatattttatatataatgtatatatatatatatatatttgttctatttatatatgtatatgttatacccaaaatttggTAAACACATCAGAAGAAGACACGTGTCGAGCTGGGAAGAACAAAGAACTCAAACATGCAAACGAAAAGCATACTTAACATATAacaactcattagaaatataattTGCAGGGTATGTTTATAACTCGGCTGGCTGAATAGTCTTCTGCGAGACAGAAACGTACGAACTGCTAACTTATGTATTGACGAGAAACCATGTGGGTGCACGCGTTCATAACGAGGCCTCAACCTCGCTGCGTGAAAGAGAAAACGACAACACTAAAAATACTTAGCGTATATTATACGATATACAAACTGAGTATAGATAGTGTGACGAGTCAAGATAACAGACAGCGAGGCGCTTATCTCGCTAGAAGGTGGTATGCATGCGAGGAAGATCATCTCGACACCATAAAAGCATAGTTATGAGAGTTAAAACAATATTAGTCTCGAGAAGCCAAATGACAAACAAATGCTCGCTACCAAAGTTATCTTGGCTCCATTCTCAGCGAGGCATCCCTATGAGATAAGGGTTACCGTATATTTATGATTACACGTTCATCTCGACCCAATAAAAGCGGGATATTCACAGCTGTGTACAAACCTCATTTATTTGGCTTGATTTGTAATCAGATCCCACAATTTTAGGAATAATGGTTGTAAACATATTTTGGTCggctttgtaattaactgccactatgcaactataaatagtggcaaacaATCTCAAAAAAGGGAGGAAAAACTCTGAAGAGAGAGGCCCTAGAAAAAATACTcaaaaatctgaataagattgactcgtggactatgcagaattttaattgCAAAACCATGTAAAAAACCTTGTGTTCATATATTTTGCTTTcatatcttttatttttctgtgttGAATTATCATCGTGAGGCTgaaatttggttaacgaaaatctgcgttaacagtttggtgctttcattgagagcctctgtgaaaaagctcagaaaaaagCCTCATGACATAAAAGTGATGGATGACACGAAAGGTAATAGTCCTCAAGAAGGAATCAATCATCATCCCGGAAGGAACCATTGAGTCCTCATGGATCTATCGAGTCATCACATGAACAAAATGCAAGCCCCAGGAAGACCCAGTATTAGGGCCCTTGGCTTGACGGACCTTGGAAGAGCAACAATCGCTCACTCCCTAACCAGGTTGATGAGGATGGCGCTTATGACCCAACCAGATACATACCAATTGTGGAATTAGAAAACTGCCATCTTAGACGTCGATTCGAGGAAGTAAACCAGTGTAATGCCGAGTTGGAGCGTGAAATAGCTGCCGTAAAGGCAGCGCTGGGAGATGATACCCAAAATCAACCTGACCTTGGGAAAAGAGATTCACAGGCCAAACCTCACAGCTCATAGACCAAGGGGCAGAGGATAACCCAGAGATATACTCAAGACCCTCAGGAAATGCAACCTGAGGGAACTGAGGAAAACTTGGAGACACAACTTGAGATACGTGGAACATCGGACGAAAATTGCCAACCCACAATTCAGGCTCATGAGAATGAAACTCGTGCAAACCCTTGTAGGAAGAAAAAGGTGAGTCAAATCTTGAGAGGAAGGGCAAGGTCCGACCACAATCATGACAAGAGTGATCTACGAGAACATCTGAACCTGAAGAAGCCTGACCTCTATCAACAACTTGGTTCAAGGAAGAAGGATTCATTCCATTTGCGAATGAGGGAGTTGGAGAATAagttcagagtgcatcaagTCACGAAACCTAGGAGACAATCGGGGCGCGATACTGTTGGAAAACTTGATTTGGAGGCCTCGAGATCAAAGAAAAAAGATGAGTCCAAAAGGTTGCTCAAGGATAAGAAGCCTAACAGGTATATCCCTCTTTATGCCGAATATACCAAGCTCAATGAAACTCAGGAAAAAGTCTACCTCGCACATGTACAAGAGGCCATTTTTGGCGAGCCAAGACCTATGAAACATGCGAGGCGCAAGAGGGATCCAAATAAGCGGTGTGAATATCATGATGATATTGATCATACCACAGAAGAGTGTTGTCAGTTGGAAGATGAGATAGAAGGTCTCATATCGCAAGGGCACCTTCAACGATATATGAAGGGAAAGGAAGATGCCTATGATCAGTTTGACCTGCCCAATAACTCGAGCGACTGAAGATTATAACCCTCTTTCGTGAGAAGAAGGGACACTTTGGTTATCTCGAGAAGAAGCGGGTCATAAGAATACAAAGGGCAGTTACTCCAGTAAAGCAATTGTGTAAAAGAATTGCGACGTGAGTAGATATCGGCCCACTATAGTTGCCATATTAAGCTACCGCGAGGAAAGCTGGACGTCAACCAGTAGCAGTCGAAGACAAACAACTAAAACTAGGATAACTTTACTTGAAACCCCGGAATATGTCAGGGATTGACTCTGAATATTGAAACAATTGTGGGATTATGTTGGAAATCGACCCCGGACATCAAAACCCAttttatcaaaaccagatgctcctggaagattgataaaataagCAATTGAATTGGGGAAGTTCTTTTGAGATTAATGATCGTAAAATCACATTATTGATGAAATAATTTGAATTCCAGTtgtgaataaaataatcatttctTTCAAACAAGTAATTATAAATTGTAAAccctttaaaattacttgaggggCATATATGTATGATTAACCGAAATTAATCTAGAAATACATAGTACAATGCAAACCCATCGTTAAAAAAAAGGGCCTCGACCAAACCTTTTTAACGGAAGAGGGGTCGAACTGTTATAACTCCCTAACCAAACCTTTTCGACATAAGAGGGGTCAAATTGTTATAACGCCTTGATCAAACCTTTATGATGAGAAAGGGATcaaaaaactgtaatttttgatTCATAACCTATCTAAcgagaaaggaaaatcaaaagttatgactagCGCATAAAGCTGAATACTAACAGCTTGCGCTAAGGGAAAGTATTAAACGAGGTATCCAAATGTCTTGAAAAAATACTTAAACCCAACACGTGGGTAGAAATTTTAACTACTCGTGTAAgcaatgaaaatatatataagatgacaagttcattaaaaatatatttgaatgtgcttaaaataagatcattttcGATGATCGGGAGATGGAATTGATGATGGCTCACAGATTGAGGAACGTGCAGATAAGTTGCTCGCACGTAAAGTAGGAAATTAACTACTTAATGTCGGAGGAAAGGACAATCAATGGAAACCCCTAATAAACTTTATGCATGTGATAGTTTATATTGTGAATAAAACGCAAGCAAACATTCACATAATAAAGTTTACACTTAAAATTGTGAGGCATTAAAAAGCAAAGTTGGTCGTCCAACATTGCAAAtttgtctttacaaaaaaaaagtgCCACTAGGGGCAAAACCAATGTCTCCGCCAAAGGGCCATTTCCTAAAAGAAAAAAGGGAGATAAACAAACTAAGTCTACATGCTGGGAGACTTGGACagatcttcttcttcctcgaccTCGCCATCTTCTTCCTCCATCTTTGTCTTCTTGAAAAAGCTAAAGTTTCCTCTTCCTTCTCCTCCAAGAAGCTGGTATCCATGTTAGGGTTCTAAAGCCAGGCTCGATATGCAGCGCGAAACCAACTTTATCGCACCGTCCTACGGTCTCGATTTCTTTCTCATCAAGTTTTTCAGCAAGCTTCTCCTCAACTCATCAGCTTGGAATTTGATGGTCTTCTTGGCCTCCTCCTTCGTCTTCTCGGCTTCCTCTTTTGCCTTCTCGGCTTCCTTCTTTGTTTTCTCTGCTTCCTCCTTCGCTTTCTCGGCTTCTTGCTTGAGGCGGGTAATATGTTATTGGGCATTGTCTCGTTGCTCGCACACAACCTTGGATTGGGATACTAGTTTGTGAGTTTCGCCCTCCAAATACTCGAGTCGCTCAGAGAGTAGTCGATTGGAAGCAAAAGAAGTAAAAGAAGCCTGGAGAATGGCAAACAGATGAGTATAAAAGAGGtataaaaagataatataattaTAGTAACAAAGTTGACATACCATGAAGTGACAGTCCAAGGTCCTTGTAAGCATCTCCTTTGGGCTCCTAAGATTGAGAAAACCTGAATCTGGAAGAAGGAGAGTTTAAAGTTTGCGCCGATAAGCGACCCCATATGCCTGGGCAAATTCAGAGCCAGCTTCTCCAGCTGCGACCGACACGGTCTCGATGGCCTAATACAGAGAGGCAGTAGTGGGGGTCGTCTCAAGATGAGGGGCATTGGCATTGGGAACAACTGGAGGAGGAACTTGCTCTTGGATCTCCTTGTCCAAAACCTCGAGATCGATAGGCTCGACCAGTGATTTCTTTTTATGGGCGATGACTTTCCTTTGCTTCTTGGGAGGAACCACCTCGGTAGCAGTAGGGACTCTAGGGTTGGATGTCCTTTTCTTCCCCTTACGGTCCAGGATGTCTTCATAACCCATGTATGCAAAATAAGACGAGGCATTACAATCATTATAAAAGCCGATTAAAAAGAGGAGGAGTATAATTTTCCACCTAAGGGATTTACCAAAATCACTAGAAGGCGAGCTATCACTAGATGAAGGGGTAGAAGGACCATAATATTCGCTAAAATCCCTACAACCtataattttgaatatattaAAAGGCACGATTGGTTCTAAATCCCAAATCGCATCTATGTGACTTGCTTTGTCTTCCATAGTACCGTATTGCTCGGCTATACCATAAAATGACTCGTGATAGTTAATCTGGACGTGGAATCTAGGATACCAATTGTCAAACTTATGAGCAATGTAGTCCACGAGAATGGAATTCCAAGTATAAAAATTAAGATGGGAGTCTTGGAAGGCAACTAATGTATTACGCTCAACCCTAAGTACAGTAGGTGACCAACCACATTGATTACCTCAAGATGCTCATTCACCGGATTCTCGAGGGGCAGTGCTTTGAAGGTATTGTGCTTGGGCCAAGCGATCCTAGGCCTGGTCTTTGGGTGGAACAATTATTTGCTACCAAGAAGAATACTTGGGAATCTTGTAATCACAAGTG includes:
- the LOC115698594 gene encoding vacuolar cation/proton exchanger 3 isoform X1, producing MDDQNNKINNLHFKDVPMVMVYSPNQEFLQEGSFVEFENESLVSPESLSIKKQSFHDPVCRSLSSCGSENCSTTYMVMGNSVAESIKIVVFSAKINLLIPFGPLAIVVDKFSGHNGWVFILSLLGIIPLAERLGYTTEQLACYTGPTVGGLLNATFGNATELIICVYALRNGMIRVVQQSLLGSILSNMLLVLGCAFFAGGLVNSKREQVFNKGAATMSSGLLLMAVMGLLFPAVLHSTHTELHFGRSELSLSRFTSCIMLVAYAGYLVFQLKSQSNLYHSVNEGNGEIDVPLDDNEEAPEISKWESIIWLSILTIWISIISEYLVDAIEGASLKMHIPVAFISVILLPIVGNAAEHAGAVMFAMKDKLDISLGVAIGSSTQIAMFGIPFCVVVGWIMGRPMDLNFQLFETATLFITVLVVAFMVQEGTSNYFKGLMLVLCYVIVAASFFVHIDPSAIADKYLKPSS
- the LOC115698594 gene encoding vacuolar cation/proton exchanger 3 isoform X3; the encoded protein is MEFWFIFWLNNCKWMIKTTRSITCISKMYQWSWFTLPIKRSLSSCGSENCSTTYMVMGNSVAESIKIVVFSAKINLLIPFGPLAIVVDKFSGHNGWVFILSLLGIIPLAERLGYTTEQLACYTGPTVGGLLNATFGNATELIICVYALRNGMIRVVQQSLLGSILSNMLLVLGCAFFAGGLVNSKREQVFNKGAATMSSGLLLMAVMGLLFPAVLHSTHTELHFGRSELSLSRFTSCIMLVAYAGYLVFQLKSQSNLYHSVNEGNGEIDVPLDDNEEAPEISKWESIIWLSILTIWISIISEYLVDAIEGASLKMHIPVAFISVILLPIVGNAAEHAGAVMFAMKDKLDISLGVAIGSSTQIAMFGIPFCVVVGWIMGRPMDLNFQLFETATLFITVLVVAFMVQEGTSNYFKGLMLVLCYVIVAASFFVHIDPSAIADKYLKPSS
- the LOC115698594 gene encoding vacuolar cation/proton exchanger 3 isoform X2, which codes for MDDQNNKINNLHFKDVPMVMVYSPNQEEGSFVEFENESLVSPESLSIKKQSFHDPVCRSLSSCGSENCSTTYMVMGNSVAESIKIVVFSAKINLLIPFGPLAIVVDKFSGHNGWVFILSLLGIIPLAERLGYTTEQLACYTGPTVGGLLNATFGNATELIICVYALRNGMIRVVQQSLLGSILSNMLLVLGCAFFAGGLVNSKREQVFNKGAATMSSGLLLMAVMGLLFPAVLHSTHTELHFGRSELSLSRFTSCIMLVAYAGYLVFQLKSQSNLYHSVNEGNGEIDVPLDDNEEAPEISKWESIIWLSILTIWISIISEYLVDAIEGASLKMHIPVAFISVILLPIVGNAAEHAGAVMFAMKDKLDISLGVAIGSSTQIAMFGIPFCVVVGWIMGRPMDLNFQLFETATLFITVLVVAFMVQEGTSNYFKGLMLVLCYVIVAASFFVHIDPSAIADKYLKPSS
- the LOC115698594 gene encoding vacuolar cation/proton exchanger 2 isoform X4, with protein sequence MDDQNNKINNLHFKDVPMVMVYSPNQEFLQEGSFVEFENESLVSPESLSIKKQSFHDPVCRSLSSCGSENCSTTYMVMGNSVAESIKIVVFSAKINLLIPFGPLAIVVDKFSGHNGWVFILSLLGIIPLAERLGYTTEQLACYTGPTVGGLLNATFGNATELIICVYALRNGMIRVVQQSLLGSILSNMLLVLGCAFFAGGLVNSKREQVFNKGAATMSSGLLLMAVMGLLFPAVLHSTHTELHFGRSELSLSRFTSCIMLVAYAGYLVFQLKSQSNLYHSVNEGNGEIDVPLDDNEEAPEISKWESIIWLSILTIWISIISEYLVDAIEGASLKMHIPVAFISVILLPIVGNAAEHAGAVMFAMKDKLDISLGVAIGSSTQIAMFGGG